The following proteins are co-located in the Diorhabda carinulata isolate Delta chromosome 4, icDioCari1.1, whole genome shotgun sequence genome:
- the LOC130892163 gene encoding probable RNA-binding protein EIF1AD produces the protein MSRATKRKHVLLEVFKDDYSPPTKNQQIVKVLKSRGNNLHEVEAADKSVFLASMPTKFRKNMWVKRGDFVITEPIEEGCKVKGEIVRILTPQHIKYFKNDNVWPKEFSEEEEKKVENDDDDDIFVNPNRPVVDTDESSDEQESSEESD, from the coding sequence ATGTCAAGAGCAACAAAAAGGAAGCATGTACTTTTGGAAGTATTCAAAGACGATTATTCGCCCCcaacaaaaaatcaacaaatagtTAAAGTACTTAAGAGTAGAGGCAACAATTTACACGAAGTTGAGGCTGCCGACAAGTCTGTTTTCCTCGCATCTATGCCTACGAAATTTAGGAAGAATATGTGGGTAAAAAGGGGCGACTTTGTGATTACAGAACCAATAGAAGAAGGGTGCAAAGTGAAAGGGGAAATCGTTAGAATTTTAACGCCGCAGCATATCAAGTACTTCAAAAACGATAATGTGTGGCCGAAGGAATTTAGCGAAGAGGaagagaaaaaagttgaaaatgatgatgatgatgatatatTTGTTAATCCAAATAGGCCTGTTGTGGATACAGACGAGAGCAGTGATGAACAAGAATCTAGTGAAGAAAGTGATTGA